In Oryza sativa Japonica Group chromosome 3, ASM3414082v1, one DNA window encodes the following:
- the LOC4333188 gene encoding pentatricopeptide repeat-containing protein At1g43980, mitochondrial, whose amino-acid sequence MPPPPVPTISTLSALLAGCASLSTAAALHAHLLKSSRLFRPVFLANCLAAAYCRLGAAPSAVAVLRHAPEPNIFSRNILLGAMLKSRDLLSARRLFDEMPDRDAVAYNSMMSGYIDGGRNNEALSLVWTMLEAGVRPSGFTFSIILSAVRVARHGVQVHAAAVRHCFAHQNSVVGNALINMYRRVGLLEYAVQVFWSMNGHDIVSWNSVMSVYRDDGQRRQVFECFRMIRSHGLFFDECSLSTVLSACIDAEDSSKGDQLLTHCVKMGLLRNSLICSAVIGLLCASDRLADAVYLFKGMATWDSETCNAMISGYARSGLMEQALGLFTMALQNGILPTGFTFASVLRWSSCFGLVEQGTQIHALIFKLGLEDDLIIATALVDMYCKLASLKHAKKIFSRVSFKDLVLWNTMIIGLSHNGRGKEALQVFRQMLKCNIQPDRITLSGVLSACSFEGLVNEGIKMVSLFEDKYHIVPGVEHYTCVVDMLSRAGMLGEAVDFVESKLQKCIVAALSNVLEASLIKRDFRMAELIAEKMTKLKPRSSLPYVVLAQSYGARCKWESMARMWRSMEDQGSKEVQECSWICTKNRIHVFTSEQILHHGKEATYAVLDLLFWDMMEHRYAPCCFEFISQEEPNNNETSACHHQLFCDYSP is encoded by the coding sequence ATGCCTCCACCACCCGTTCCCACCATCTCCACCCTCTCAGCGCTCCTCGCTGGCTGCGCCTCCctcagcaccgccgccgcgctccacgCCCACCTCCTCAAATCCTCCCGCCTCTTCCGGCCCGTCTTCCTTGCCAACTGCCTCGCAGCCGCCTACTGCCGCCTCGGCGCTGCCCCGTCCGCTGTCGCCGTGCTCCGCCACGCGCCGGAGCCCAACATATTCTCCCGCAATATCCTCCTCGGCGCCATGCTCAAGTCCCGCGATCTCCTGTCCGCGCGCAggctgttcgacgaaatgcctgACAGGGATGCCGTCGCCTACAACTCCATGATGTCAGGCTACATTGACGGTGGGCGCAACAATGAGGCGTTAAGCCTCGTTTGGACGATGTTGGAGGCAGGCGTCAGGCCTAGCGGCTTCACCTTCTCCATTATTTTGTCAGCTGTTCGGGTTGCTCGTCATGGGGTGCAGGTCCACGCAGCTGCTGTCCGCCACTGTTTTGCACATCAGAATTCTGTAGTCGGCAATGCACTCATCAATATGTATCGGCGTGTCGGCCTCTTGGAATATGCAGTGCAGGTGTTTTGGAGTATGAATGGACATGATATTGTTTCTTGGAATTCCGTCATGTCAGTGTACAGGGATGATGGCCAGAGACGTCAGGTTTTTGAGTGTTTCCGGATGATTAGGAGCCATGGATTATTTTTTGACGAGTGCAGTTTGTCCACAGTGCTCAGTGCATGCATAGATGCTGAGGATTCGTCTAAGGGTGACCAGTTGTTGACCCACTGTGTCAAAATGGGGCTCCTTAGAAATTCTCTCATTTGTAGTGCTGTTATTGGCCTATTATGTGCATCTGACAGACTTGCTGATGCTGTTTATCTTTTCAAAGGAATGGCAACATGGGACTCTGAAACGTGTAATGCAATGATATCAGGCTATGCTAGGAGTGGATTAATGGAGCAAGCTCTGGGTCTTTTCACGATGGCACTGCAAAATGGTATTCTTCCAACTGGGTTTACTTTTGCGAGCGTGCTGAGATGGAGTTCATGTTTTGGTTTGGTGGAACAAGGCACTCAAATTCATGCCCTGATTTTTAAACTTGGCCTTGAAGATGATTTAATCATTGCTACTGCGCTTGTTGACATGTACTGCAAATTAGCTTCCTTGAAACATGCCAAGAAAATCTTCAGCAGGGTTAGTTTCAAGGATTTGGTATTGTGGAATACAATGATCATTGGTCTTTCACACAATGGGAGAGGTAAAGAAGCTCTTCAAGTGTTTCGGCAGATGTTGAAGTGTAATATCCAACCAGACAGGATTACACTTTCTGGTGTTTTATCTGCTTGTAGCTTTGAAGGTCTTGTAAATGAAGGAATAAAAATGGTTTCCCTATTTGAAGACAAATACCATATTGTTCCTGGTGTGGAGCACTACACATGTGTTGTTGACATGttaagccgtgcaggaatgctTGGAGAGGCAGTAGATTTTGTAGAGAGCAAGTTGCAAAAATGTATTGTTGCTGCTTTATCCAATGTTCTTGAGGCCTCATTGATCAAAAGGGACTTTCGCATGGCAGAATTGATTGCAGAAAAGATGACGAAATTGAAGCCTCGATCCTCACTACCGTATGTTGTTCTGGCTCAATCTTATGgtgccagatgtaagtgggaAAGCATGGCCAGGATGTGGAGGTCAATGGAAGATCAGGGGTCAAAGGAAGTTCAGGAATGTAGTTGGATCTGTACCAAGAATCGAATCCATGTGTTTACTTCTGAACAAATATTGCATCATGGTAAAGAGGCTACATATGCAGTGTTAGATCTGTTGTTTTGGGACATGATGGAACACAGATATGCTCCTTGCTGTTTTGAATTTATATCACAAGAAGAGCCCAATAACAATGAGACATCAGCTTGTCATCATCAGCTGTTCTGTGATTATTCTCCATGA
- the LOC4333189 gene encoding U-box domain-containing protein 4-like → MESDASTSPRRSDSSDSSTCSDGDDLLSSSSPKGTGIHRLPPLPCATDGAIAALVEELESPASSLDDLRRAAMELRLLAKHSPDNRLRIVAAGALPPLVALLSRPDPLLQEHGVTALLNLSLREDNRGAVVDAGAVGPLVRALRSAASPAARENAACTLLRLAQLDGSAAAAIGRAGAVPVLVSLLESGGARGKKDAATALYALCSGAPEENGPRAVEAGAVRALLELMGEPERGMVEKAAYVLHALVGTAEGRAAAVAEGGVPVLVEMVEGGTPRHKEMATLCLLHVCEDNAAYRTMVAREGAIPPLVALSHSSDARPKLRAKAEVLVGLLRQPRSGSLLRARPSVAASRLPAGLCN, encoded by the exons ATGGAGTCCGACGCGTCGACCTCCCCGCGCCGGAGTGACAGCAGCGACTCTTCCACCTGCTCCGACGGCGATGACCTCCTGTCCTCGTCGTCCCCCAAGGGCACGGGGATacaccgcctgccgccgctgccctgcGCCACCGATGGCGCCATCGCGGCCCTGGTGGAGGAGCTCGAGTCGCCCGCGTCGTCGCTGGACGacctgcgccgcgccgccatggaGCTCCGCCTGCTGGCCAAGCACAGCCCGGACAACCGCCTCCGCATCGTGGCCGCGGGGGCCCTGCCGCCGCTGGTGGCGCTGCTGTCCCGGCCGGACCCGCTGCTCCAGGAGCACGGCGTCACCGCGCTGCTCAACCTGTCGCTCCGCGAGGACAACAGGGGCGCCGTCGTGGACGCCGGCGCGGTCGGCCCGCTGGTGCGCGCGCTCAGGTCGGCCGCGTCCCCGGCGGCGCGCGAGAACGCGGCCTGCACGCTGCTCCGCCTGGCGCAGCTGGAcgggtcagcggcggcggccatcgggCGCGCGGGCGCCGTGCCGGTGCTGGTGTCGCTGCTGGAGTCGGGCGGGGCGCGGGGCAAGAAGgacgcggcgacggcgctgTACGCGCTGTGCAGCGGGGCCCCGGAGGAGAACGGGCCCCGCGCGGTGGAGGCCGGGGCGGTGCGCGCGCTGCTGGAGCTGATGGGCGAGCCGGAGCGCGGGATGGTGGAGAAGGCGGCGTACGTGCTGCACGCGCTGGTGGGCACCGCggaggggcgcgcggcggccgtggcggaggGCGGCGTCCCCGTGCTGGTGGAGATGGTGGAGGGCGGCACCCCCCGGCACAAGGAGATGGCCACGCTGTGCCTCCTCCACGTCTGCGAGGACAACGCCGCCTACCGCACCATGGTCGCGCGCGAGGGCGCCATCCCGCCGCTCGTCGCGCTCTCCCACTCATCCGACGCGCGACCAAAGCTCAGAGCCAAG gcaGAGGTGTTGGTCGGGTTGCTGCGGCAGCCGAGGAGCGGGAGCCTGTTGCGGGCGCGGCCGTCGGTGGCGGCTTCAAGGTTGCCGGCCGGTCTCTGTAATTAG